From a single Maylandia zebra isolate NMK-2024a linkage group LG3, Mzebra_GT3a, whole genome shotgun sequence genomic region:
- the LOC112431843 gene encoding putative E3 ubiquitin-protein ligase RNF144A-A: MDLTDREGEGQYKFKCPALKNGTLQKCDAAWSYQEVRRLAVLTTEEMEYLEENIAHLAATEYCEFKTCPGCKTYVEREDLTNLNVQCTICTADKKKVSQFCWQCLKPWKGSAPRSDRCDIDGCINHNLELLKNCKTTTLPQVQGVDACPSIRACPTCGQRVEHDKTGCKNIICPRCQKEFCFVCLKLTPECLKKSSYFNPCSDGVAPRQTSIPVWCRN, from the exons ATGGACTTGACTGACAGAGAAGGAGAAG GCCAGTACAAATTTAAGTGCCCAGCTCTAAAGAATGGTACGCTACAGAAGTGTGATGCAGCGTGGTCCTACCAAGAGGTGCGCAGGCTGGCAGTACTGACAACAGAAGAGATGGAGTACTTGGAAGAGAACATCGCCCACCTAGCTGCCACAGAGTACTGTGAATTTAAAACT TGTCCTGGTTGCAAAACCTATGTGGAGAGAGAGGACCTGACCAACCTTAATGTTCAGTGCACAATCTGCACAGCTGACAAGAAGAAAGTGTCCCAGTTCTGCTGGCAGTGTTTGAAGCCATGGAAAGGCAGTGCTCCACGCTCTGACCGCTGTGACATTGATGGATGCATCAATCACAACCTCGAACTTCTCAAGAACTGCAAGACTACCACTCTCCCTCAGGTTCAAGGGGTCGATGCCTGTCCCTCCATCCGGGCCTGTCCCACCTGTGGTCAGAGGGTGGAGCACGACAAAACAGGCTGCAAGAACATCATCTGTCCTCGCTGTCAGAAAGAGTTCTGCTTTGTGTGTCTGAAACTCACTCCTGAGTGCTTGAAGAAAAGTTCTTACTTCAACCCCTGCAGTGATGGTGTAGCTCCCAGACAAACTTCAATACCTGTGTGGTGCAGAAACTAA
- the LOC112431850 gene encoding uncharacterized protein LOC112431850 — MSSISKTKEEKCYNSTFNLVDREDELDFYCDVFASGRALMSCGHAVTPSSLTNWCLWLLEEGESNFVCALPGCDIIWPYEEVCKMALLTPEEKEYFGQTMALNAMKHHFDYKLCPGCSSSVVRKDVSNLSVCCSWCSKEKDRTYEFCWQCLKEWKGPRPRSDRCDNVGCSNETLQILKNCEDIIFESVNNVSGCPCIRACPTCGVLVEHNKKECKNIVCPTCKKEFCFVCLKLTSECAGKRGMHFGPCADGMVAPRQTSIPTWQKQ, encoded by the exons ATGAGCTCAATTTCGAAAACTAAAGAAGAGAAATGTTACAACTCCACTTTTAATCTTGTAGATAGAGAGGATGAATTAGACT tCTACTGTGATGTTTTCGCGTCTGGAAGAGCTCTGATGTCCTGCGGTCATGCTGTGACCCCATCCTCTCTAACCAACTGGTGTCTTTGGTTGTTGGAGGAG GGTGAAAGCAACTTTGTGTGTGCTCTACCTGGTTGTGATATCATATGGCCTTACGAAGAGGTTTGTAAAATGGCTCTTTTGACCCCTGAGGAAAAGGAGTACTTTGGACAAACCATGGCCTTGAATGCTATGAAGCATCATTTTGATTACAAATTA TGTCCTGGATGCAGTTCATCTGTTGTGAGAAAGGATGTATCTAACCTGAGTGTCTGCTGCAGCTGGTGcagcaaagaaaaagacagaaccTATGAGTTCTGTTGGCAGTGTTTGAAGGAATGGAAGGGTCCACGGCCTCGGTCAGACCGCTGTGACAATGTTGGCTGCTCCAACGAAACACTTCAAATATTGAAAAACTGTGAAGATATCATCTTTGAGTCTGTGAATAATGTCAGTGGTTGTCCCTGCATCCGTGCTTGTCCCACCTGTGGCGTGCTGGTGGAGCATAACAAAAAAGAGTGTAAAAATATTGTCTGCCCAACATGTAAGAAGGAGTTCTGTTTTGTGTGCCTGAAACTCACAAGTGAATGTGCAGGAAAAAGAGGAATGCATTTCGGACCTTGTGCCGATGGTATGGTGGCCCCAAGACAGACCTCTATACCTACGTGGCAAAAGCAATAG